A genome region from Chelonia mydas isolate rCheMyd1 chromosome 12, rCheMyd1.pri.v2, whole genome shotgun sequence includes the following:
- the LOC102944042 gene encoding ferritin heavy chain A-like isoform X1 encodes MSSRVMESQLRQNFHCECMAAINQMVNLELYASYVYLSMSCYFDRDDVALRHMAQFQRKQSHKEREHAEKFLKYQNRQGGRIILQDIKKPERDEWGNSLEALQCALQLEKTLNQALLDLHKLATEQNDPHLCDFLESDYLEEQVKAIKQLGDHLTNLKLLGMPQNGMGEYLFDKHTLGESS; translated from the exons ATGAGTAGTAGGGTAATGGAGTCCCAGTTGCGTCAAAACTTTCATTGTGAATGCATGGCTGCCATCAATCAGATGGTGAACTTGGAACTGTATGCTAGCTATGTATATCTCTCTATG TCCTGTTACTTTGACCGTGATGACGTGGCCTTGAGGCACATGGCCCAGTTCCAGAGGAAGCAGTCCCACAAGGAAAGGGAACATGCAGAGAAGTTCCTGAAATACCAGAACAGACAAGGAGGACGTATTATCCTGCAGGACATAAAG AAGCCAGAGCGGGATGAGTGGGGGAACAGCCTGGAGGCTCTGCAATGTGCCCTCCAGCTGGAGAAGACTCTGAACCAGGCCCTGCTGGACTTGCACAAGCTGGCTACAGAGCAGAATGACCCTCAT CTTTGTGACTTCCTGGAGTCTGACTACCTGGAGGAGCAGGTGAAGGCCATCAAGCAGCTGGGAGACCACCTCACCAACCTGAAGCTCTTGGGAATGCCCCAGAATGGCATGGGAGAGTACCTGTTTGACAAGCACACTCTGGGGGAGAGCAGCTGA
- the LOC102944042 gene encoding ferritin heavy chain A-like isoform X2, whose protein sequence is MSSRVMESQLRQNFHCECMAAINQMVNLELYASYVYLSMSCYFDRDDVALRHMAQFQRKQSHKEREHAEKFLKYQNRQGGRIILQDIKKPERDEWGNSLEALQCALQLEKTLNQALLDLHKLATEQNDPHLCDFLKSEYLEEQVKAIKQLGDHVTNLKLLGVSQNGTGEYLFDKHTLGESS, encoded by the exons ATGAGTAGTAGGGTAATGGAGTCCCAGTTGCGTCAAAACTTTCATTGTGAATGCATGGCTGCCATCAATCAGATGGTGAACTTGGAACTGTATGCTAGCTATGTATATCTCTCTATG TCCTGTTACTTTGACCGTGATGACGTGGCCTTGAGGCACATGGCCCAGTTCCAGAGGAAGCAGTCCCACAAGGAAAGGGAACATGCAGAGAAGTTCCTGAAATACCAGAACAGACAAGGAGGACGTATTATCCTGCAGGACATAAAG AAGCCAGAGCGGGATGAGTGGGGGAACAGCCTGGAGGCTCTGCAATGTGCCCTCCAGCTGGAGAAGACTCTGAACCAGGCCCTGCTGGACTTGCACAAGCTGGCTACAGAGCAGAATGACCCTCAT CTGTGTGACTTTCTGAAGTCCGagtacctggaggagcaggtgAAGGCCATCAAGCAGCTGGGAGACCATGTCACCAACCTGAAGCTCTTGGGAGTGTCCCAGAACGGCACCGGAGAGTACCTGTTCGACAAGCACACCCTGGGGGAGAGCAGCTGA
- the LOC102944265 gene encoding ferritin heavy chain A: MESQVRQNFHAECEAAVNSMVNLELYASYVYLSLSYYFDRDDVALKHMAQFLKEQSHEEQEHAEKFLKYQNKRGGRIVLQDIKRPERDEWGNSLEALQCALQLEKTVNQALLDLHKLATERNDPHLCDFLESEYLEEQVKTIKQLGDHLTNLKRLGVPQNGLGEYLFDKLTLEDSS; this comes from the exons ATGGAGTCTCAAGTGCGTCAGAACTTCCATGCTGAGTGTGAGGCTGCTGTGAACAGCATGGTGAACCTGGAGCTGTATGCTAGCTATGTCTATCTGTCCCTG TCCTACTACTTTGACCGTGATGATGTGGCCCTGAAGCACATGGCCCAGTTCCTGAAGGAGCAGTCCCATGAGGAGCAGGAGCATGCAGAGAAGTTCCTGAAATACCAGAACAAACGAGGGGGACGCATTGTCCTGCAGGACATCAAG AGGCCGGAGCGCGATGAGTGGGGAAACAGCCTGGAGGCCTTGCAATGCGCCCTGCAGCTGGAGAAAACTGTGAACCAGGCCCTGCTGGACCTGCACAAGCTGGCTACTGAGAGGAATGACCCCCAT CTCTGTGACTTCCTGGAGTCTGagtacctggaggagcaggtgAAGACCATCAAGCAGCTGGGAGACCACCTCACCAACCTGAAGCGCCTGGGAGTGCCCCAGAATGGCTTGGGAGAGTACCTGTTTGACAAGCTAACCCTGGAGGACAGCAGTTGA
- the LOC102944489 gene encoding ferritin heavy chain A encodes MESQVRQNFHADCEAAVNHLVNLELYASYVYLSMSYYFDRDDVALRHVVQFLTEQSQEEMEHAEKFLIYQNKRGGRIVLQDIKKPERDEWGNSLEALQCALQLEKTVNQALLDLHKLATEQNDPHLCDFLESEYLEEQVKTIKQLGDHITNLKRLEVPQNGMGEYLFDKLTLGESS; translated from the exons ATGGAGTCCCAGGTGCGCCAAAACTTCCATGCTGACTGTGAGGCTGCTGTGAACCACCTGGTGAACCTGGAGCTGTATGCCAGCTATGTCTATCTGTCCATG TCTTATTACTTTGACCGTGATGATGTGGCCTTGAGGCATGTGGTCCAGTTCCTGACAGAGCAGTcccaggaggagatggagcatgCAGAGAAGTTTCTGATATACCAGAACAAGCGAGGGGGGCGCATTGTCCTGCAGGACATCAAG AAGCCAGAGCGGGATGAGTGGGGGAACAGCCTGGAGGCCCTGCAGTGTGCCCTGCAGCTGGAGAAAACTGTGAACCAGGCCCTGCTGGACCTGCACAAGCTGGCTACAGAGCAGAATGACCCTCAT CTCTGTGACTTCCTGGAGTCTGagtacctggaggagcaggtgAAGACCATCAAGCAGCTGGGAGACCACATCACCAACCTGAAGCGCCTGGAAGTGCCCCAGAACGGCATGGGAGAGTACCTGTTCGACAAGCTCACCCTGGGGGAGAGCAGCTGA
- the LOC102944720 gene encoding ferritin heavy chain A, translating into MESQVRQNFYSECEAAINCMVNMELYASYVYLSMSYYFDRDDVALRHMAQFLKEQSYEERKHAERFLTYQNKRGGRVVLQDIKKPEQDEWGNSLEALQCALQLEKTVNQALLDLHKLAMEKNDPHLCDFLESEYLEEQVKAIKQLGDHLTNLKRVGVPQNGMGEYLFDKHTLGESS; encoded by the exons ATGGAGTCCCAGGTGCGTCAGAACTTCTATTCAGAGTGTGAGGCTGCGATTAACTGCATGGTGAATATGGAGCTGTATGCTAGCTATGTCTATTTGTCCATG TCCTACTACTTTGACCGTGATGATGTTGCCCTGAGGCACATGGCCCAGTTCCTGAAGGAGCAGTCCTATGAGGAAAGGAAGCATGCAGAGAGGTTTCTGACCTACCAAAACAAGCGAGGGGGGCGTGTTGTCCTGCAGGACATCAAG AAGCCAGAGCAGGATGAGTGGGGGAACAGCCTGGAGGCCCTGCAGTGCGCCCTGCAGCTGGAGAAGACTGTGAACCAAGCCCTGCTGGACCTGCACAAGCTGGCTATGGAGAAGAATGACCCTCAT TTATGTGACTTCCTGGAGTCTGagtacctggaggagcaggtgAAGGCCATCAAGCAGCTGGGAGACCACCTCACCAACCTGAAGCGCGTGGGAGTGCCTCAGAATGGCATGGGAGAGTACCTATTTGATAAGCACACCCTGGGGGAGAGCAGCTGA
- the LOC102944938 gene encoding ferritin heavy chain A isoform X2, with amino-acid sequence MESQVRQNFHAECEAAVNRMVNMELYASYVYLSMSYYFDCDAVALRHMAEFLKEQSHEEREHAEKLLKYQNKRGGLIVLQDIKKPERDEWGNSLEALQCALQLEKTLNQALLDLHKLATEKNDPHLCDFLESDYLEEQVKAIKQLGDHLTNLKRLEVPQNGMGEYLFDKHTLGESS; translated from the exons ATGGAGTCCCAAGTGCGTCAGAACTTCCATGCTGAGTGTGAGGCTGCTGTGAACCGCATGGTGAATATGGAGCTGTACGCTAGCTATGTCTACCTGTCCATG TCCTACTACTTTGactgtgatgctgtggccctGAGGCATATGGCTGAGTTCTTGAAAGAGCAGTCCCATGAGGAGAGGGAGCATGCTGAGAAACTCCTGAAATATCAGAATAAGCGAGGGGGGCTCATTGTCCTGCAGGACATCAAG AAGCCAGAGCGGGATGAGTGGGGGAACAGCCTGGAGGCCCTGCAGTGCGCCCTGCAGCTGGAGAAGACTCTGAACCAGGCCCTGCTGGACCTGCACAAGCTGGCTACTGAGAAAAATGACCCCCAC CTGTGTGATTTCCTGGAGTCTGACTACCTGGAGGAGCAGGTGAAGGCCATCAAGCAGCTGGGAGACCACCTCACCAACCTGAAGCGCCTGGAAGTGCCTCAGAATGGCATGGGAGAGTACCTGTTTGACAAACACACCCTGGGGGAGAGCAGCTGA
- the LOC102944938 gene encoding ferritin heavy chain A isoform X1, translated as MESQVRQNFHAECEAAVNRMVNMELYASYVYLSMSYYFDCDAVALRHMAEFLKEQSHEEREHAEKLLKYQNKRGGLIVLQDIKKPERDEWGNSLEALQCALQLEKTLNQALLDLHKLATEKNDPHVSVVVERVKAVTTRSAALTELCDFLESDYLEEQVKAIKQLGDHLTNLKRLEVPQNGMGEYLFDKHTLGESS; from the exons ATGGAGTCCCAAGTGCGTCAGAACTTCCATGCTGAGTGTGAGGCTGCTGTGAACCGCATGGTGAATATGGAGCTGTACGCTAGCTATGTCTACCTGTCCATG TCCTACTACTTTGactgtgatgctgtggccctGAGGCATATGGCTGAGTTCTTGAAAGAGCAGTCCCATGAGGAGAGGGAGCATGCTGAGAAACTCCTGAAATATCAGAATAAGCGAGGGGGGCTCATTGTCCTGCAGGACATCAAG AAGCCAGAGCGGGATGAGTGGGGGAACAGCCTGGAGGCCCTGCAGTGCGCCCTGCAGCTGGAGAAGACTCTGAACCAGGCCCTGCTGGACCTGCACAAGCTGGCTACTGAGAAAAATGACCCCCACGTGAGTGTGGTAGTGGAGAGAGTGAAGGCAGTAACTACACGCAGTGCTGCTTTGACAGAG CTGTGTGATTTCCTGGAGTCTGACTACCTGGAGGAGCAGGTGAAGGCCATCAAGCAGCTGGGAGACCACCTCACCAACCTGAAGCGCCTGGAAGTGCCTCAGAATGGCATGGGAGAGTACCTGTTTGACAAACACACCCTGGGGGAGAGCAGCTGA